TCACACACGAGAAGAGGAAATCGAGTGGGACGGCACAAAGCAGACCATCTCTCCTGAACGAATCAAACAACGCAGTAGTATATTCAATGAAGACGATGTTCGCGGTTCGCGGAATGATTTAATCAAATAGCTCTAAAGTAAACGTCCATACCCTAAGAGGCTATTACGATTAGTCTAGGAACCGTAACTACGCTACCCTATCAAGAGCCACTAATCCCGTATTGTACGGTATAGGCCCTGATAGACGGATAATCTATTACGACTTTTCGGATAAGTCGTAATACGAGTTTCGTAGGGAATTGACCACTCAGCGAATATTTCATTACACTGTGCACGCCACACGGCACATTTTTGTACGATGAGAAGCTATTACTGTTCAGTAACAAGCGTAAGAGGCCTGCTTCATGTGGAGTACTTCGAGTTATCCACAGACAGACCCTCTAAAAAAGGAACTCAGCAATGGCAAAATTCCAGCCGAAACCCGAGCCAGAAGAGCGAGACGAGCCAGTAGCGGCTGTTCTTGCTGAGATGACTGGTCGCCCTCAATCTGATTTCGAGCTTGACGGTGAATACGACTATCCGGATTTAGATGAGCTCGAATCCGTGCCGGAAGACGAGTGGTAGTTACGACCGGAAAAGACCGTCCGAAATATCATTCCGCTTCTCGTAGTTGATTAGAAGCTTCTCTGCTCGGCTCAAAAGATAGTTTTCACAGAAGGTCGGACAATCTCCGAGTAGGACTGGTCCGAACCCACGCCGCACGTCGTATTTCGAGCCATCTGGATTGAGTAAATCTAGATGCAACCCCTCTTCCGTCACGTCATGACCATCTGGCGCCTGTGGGTTATGATCAAATCTCGCAATGGCACACCAACTGTCTGGGCCTGTGTCAACCAGTTGGTGATTGTATTCAAGCTGTATCAAAAACTCTGAAACTTCTCCATCTGATGTGACAAGATGAAAACGCAGTCGGAGGTGTGACAGGCCAGCCGACTTGATATAGTCCTTTTCAGCCACTGTTATCAAATCCATTGCCCTGAGGGGCCTAAAGGTTCCCGCACGCGCGTGCGTGCGCTAATCAGCGGTATTGGCGATCTATTTCGACGTCAACGATCTATTCCAACGCTTTATTCGGAAAGCCGTTACTGTGCGAACGTCGGGGTTTACTCCAAACTACGACGTTCGCCGGACTCCGTGACACATCTCGAAGAATGAATATATTACAGTACGTCAGACAAAGCCACAAAATATTAGCGGTAGTATGTTTCGCTGCAATTGGAGCATATTATTGGTGGTGCTGAAATGTCTATATGTGAGTCGTCTTCTGGTCCTACAGTACTATGACCACTGTCTGGTTCTATAGTATCGATGTGCGCTTTGTCGTTTGGGTCGATTTGCTTATGATTTGGTCTTGAGTTTTCTTGACCACATTCGGGACATACTGGCATATACGCTATTTCATCCCCGACACATTTCATACCCAGTCGTCGTCAAACGGCATATTGGACAAGTCGTCAATTGACTCAAAGACTAAATGGACTGCCGTAATTCTACCAGACGGCGACAAGATACCGATGGCCGGAGAACGCGTGCAGGCTACCGAAGCGACGAACGAGACGGAGACTGACAACGAGGTGGATGAGGATCCGGAACTGGTCCCGTCCGCACAGCAGTTGCGCGACCACCAGCCCGACGCCTACACGACGGGATATGATCCGTTCGGAGAGACACGGATTGGGGTCGGGACGGCGAACGGGAACATCGAGCGACTCATCCGACTGAACGAGGGTCGTCACCACAGCGACGGCGATCACAGCACTCGCGAGGCCGCACGCGATAAGAAACGCATCACTGGATCACTCTGTTCGACCCTCGACGTTCCTACCTACCAGCAACGGCGGGCCGTCGCTGCGATGAGCCAGATGAACCTCGACCGTTTCGGGCAGCAAAAACGGATCGAGAAGGTTGCCCTCTGTACGATCGGGATTGTCGTCAATCGTGAGCGGAGACGTTACTTTTTGCAAGGAA
This DNA window, taken from Haloarcula laminariae, encodes the following:
- a CDS encoding DUF7718 family protein; the protein is MDLITVAEKDYIKSAGLSHLRLRFHLVTSDGEVSEFLIQLEYNHQLVDTGPDSWCAIARFDHNPQAPDGHDVTEEGLHLDLLNPDGSKYDVRRGFGPVLLGDCPTFCENYLLSRAEKLLINYEKRNDISDGLFRS
- a CDS encoding DNA-directed RNA polymerase subunit epsilon, coding for MAGERVQATEATNETETDNEVDEDPELVPSAQQLRDHQPDAYTTGYDPFGETRIGVGTANGNIERLIRLNEGRHHSDGDHSTREAARDKKRITGSLCSTLDVPTYQQRRAVAAMSQMNLDRFGQQKRIEKVALCTIGIVVNRERRRYFLQGNDPTEVDLSEASQQDFPDRFSQNSDFNDLCTLHGVSDDDHYSVTQLVKAELKRIGYFERENQPLQ